TCCGCGGCCGCCGGCGGCGCGCCGTTCGGCCAGCTTGGCGGCGGGCGGCAGCAGCCGCAGGGTCAGGACGGTGCCGGCGAGCAGGGCGAGGGCGGGCGCGGCGACGAGCAGCGGGTCGATGCCGAGGCCGCCGGCCCGGTCGCCGGTGAGCGCGCCGCCGCCGGAGCCCTCGCCGGTCTGCCGGTCCAGCTGCCAGTAGGCGACGCCCGCGATGAGCAGCAGGCCGACGTCGGCCCCGGCCCGCACCGGCGCGGGCAGGGCGGCGGCCCGGCCCTTGCGCAGCGAGACGGCGGCGCCGTCGCCGGCCGCGAGCGCGGGCGCCACGACGGCGCCGGCGCAGCAGAGGGCGACCAGGGCGGCGACCAGCCACACGGCGGGCGGGGCGGTGGCGTCGAGCCGCACGCCGAGCGCGTCGAGCGCGGAGCGGTCGGCGAAGAGCCGGGTGAGCGGTCCGGAGAGCAGCGGGGCGGCGATGGCGGCGGGCACCGCGAGGAGCAGGGCCTCGACGGCGGCGAGTCCGGCGATGCGGCGCCGCGAGCCGCCGCGGGCGCGCAGCAGCTCGGTCTCGCCGGAGCGTTCGGTGCTGAGCAGCCGGGCCACCAGCAGCAGCGCGTACGCGGCGAGCAGCACCAGCTGGACGGCGACGATGCTGAGGGTGGAGCGGGAGACCAGCAGGGCGCGGTCGGTCTGCTCCAGGACGGTGGGCAGCGAGGCGTAGGCGCTCACCGTGGTGCCGAAGGGGGCGGTGTCGGCGGCCATCCGCTCGGGCCCCCGGGCCGCGGCGGCGTGCAGGGCGCCCATCCGGTCGGTGGTGATCCCGGTGAAGTCGGCGGCGCCGAGCCAGGAGGTGCCGCCGGTGGTGACCCGCCCGGAGGCGAGCACGGAGGGGTCGGCGACCAGCGGGCCGTAGGTGGTGAAGACGAGGCTCTTGACCCCGCGGCCAGCGGCCGGGTCGAGCTGCCAGTACAGGTCGGCGAGGTCGAGGGGCCGGTAGAGGCCGGTGATCCGGGCCTTGAGCGGCTTTCCGCCGAGCCGGTCGGTGAGGTCGAGGACCGTGCCGGGGCCGACCTTCAGCAGCTTGGCGGCCTCTTCGGGGAGGGCGGCCTCGACGGCGTCGCGGGGTCCGGTGGCCTTCGGCCAGGCGCCGCGCACCAGGGCGACGCGGGAGCGGTCGAGGCCGGCGAAGTGGGTGAGGTCCGGGTCGCCGGCGCGGGCGGCCGGGGCCTGGAGCGAGCGGGGCAGTGCGTAGGGCCCGGAGCGCTCCAGCTTCCGTACGGTCACCGGGAGCCCGTCGAAGGTGGCGCGGGCCCCGGCCTCGACGGCCGCCTCGGCGCTCGCCCGCTTGTCGGCGGGGACCTGGCCGGTGACGATCAGGGCGGCGGCCGGGGCCGAGCGGCCCTGGAGGGTGCCCTGGAGCGCGGCGTCCCCGATGGAGCCGGAGAACGCGGCGAGGGTGGCCAGCACCGAGGTGGTGAGCAGGACGGCGAGCAGGGCCGCCGCGAGAAGCAGCCGGTGTGCCCTGACGCGCAGAAGTACGAAGCCCGTCACCCATCCCCCTGAAAACACCGTGATCGTTCAGTTTCGAACGTTCATCGGATGCTTTCAGAGCGATATCGATCTGGAAACCGCTTTCGGTGCCACCTTGACACGATCGTGACCGTTATTCGGGGCGCCGTCACCGGAATGTGTCACTCCGCGGTGTTGACCATCGAAGCGGCCGCGTAGGTCAGGTACCGCCACAGCTGCGCCTCGTGCTCGGGGGCGAGCTCCAGCTCGTCCACCGCGTCCCGCATGTGCCGCAGCCAGGCGTCGTGCGCCGCCCGGTCGACCGTGAACGGGGCGTGCCGCATCCGCAGCCGGGGGTGGCCGCGGTGGTCGCTGTAGGTGCGCGGGCCGCCCCAGTACTGCATGAGGAACAGCACCAGGCGCTCCTCCGCCGGGCCCAGGTCCTCCTCCGGGTACATCGGCCGCAGCAGCGGGTCCTCCGCCACCCCCTGGTAGAAGCGGCGGACCAGGCGCCGGAAGGTCTCCTCGCCACCCACCTGCTCGTAGAAGGTCTGCTCCTGAAGCGTGCCGCGCGGAATCTCGTTCACCGTTCCATCGTCTCAGATGCCCGGACGGAGGACCGGAGGCTTAGGACTCCCGGCCGCCCCCCGCCGCCGCCCCCGGCCGCCCCCCGGGCCGGTCCGCGCCGACCGGTGGCCGGAACCGTGCGCGGGGCAGCACAGTGGACCCATGCCCGAGATGTTCGCCGAGGAGGCGGCGCGGGCGCGACGGGCGCTGGTGCGCGAGATCGAGGCGTACGGGGTCCTGCGCGACCCCGCCTGGCGGGACGCCTTCGGCCGGGTCCCGCGCCACCTCTTCGTGCCCTACTACTACGTGCCCGGCGCCGGCGGCTACGAGCGCCTCTGGTCCGGCGACCCCGACCCCGCCCGCCGCACCCGCTGGCTGCGCGGCGCCTACCGGGACACCGCCCTCGCCACCCGGGTCCGGGACGGCGCCCTGGTCTCCTCCGCGAGCCAGCCCTCGCTCATGGCGCAGATGCTCGAAGCGCTCGACGTCCGCGACGGCCAGGGCGTCCTGGAGATCGGCGCGGGCACCGGCTACCACGCGGCCCTGCTCTGCCACCGCCTCGGCGACCGCCACGTCACCACCGTCGACCTGGACGAGGAGATCGCCGAGTCGGCCCGCGCCCACCTCGCCGCCGCCGGGCACCGGCCCGCCGTGCTCACCGGCGACGGAGCCCGGGGCTGCCCCGAGCACGCCCCCTACGACCGGGTCGTGGCCACCTGCGCGGTGCCCTCCGTCCCGTACTCCTGGCTCGACCAGTGCCGGCCGGACGCCCTCGTGCTCACCCCGCTCTCCACCGGGCTCCTGCTGCTGCGGGTGCGCGACCCCGAGCACGCGGAGGGGCGCTTCCTGCCGACCTCCGCCTACTTCGTCGCCCTGCGCGGCGGCAGCGCCCGCACCCCGCGCCTGCGCACCACCGGGGTGCCCCGGCGGGTGTACGAGGACGAGGGCTTCCGGTTCCTGGTGTCCCTGGCGGCCGGGGGCCTCGACACGCGCGAAGCGCTCTCGCTCTGGCAGCGCGAACGGCGGCCGGAGCGGGAGCGCTTCGGGGTGACGGTGAGCGGCGGGCGGCAGTGGGCCTGGCTGGACGACCCCGAGGGGCCGTACGCCTGGCCCCTGCCGGACCTGTAGGGGAACCTCAGCCGCGCCGGACGGTGATCGTCGTCCAGGCGCCGACGTGCACCCGGTCCCCGTCCTGGAGCTGCACCGGCACATAGGGCTGGATCGGGTCGGCGGAGCCGTTGATCGTGGTGCCGTTGGTGGAGTTCTGGTCCACCACCGCCCAGGAGCCGTCCGGCTGCTGCACGAGCACCGCGTGCTGGTGCGAGACGCCCGGGTCCTCCGGCGGCACCGACAGGTCGATGTCGGGCGACTCGCCGGTGGAGTGCCGGCGGCGGCCGATGCTGATCTGGTTGCCCTGGAGCCGGACGTGCTGCTCCGGGGAGTACGCGGGCAGGTTGAGCCCGGTCGCCTCCGGGCCGCTGCGCTGCATCATCGCCATGAAGTAGTCGCGGTCCGGGCCGATCAGCACCGTCCACCCCGCGGGCGGCGCGGGCTGGTGGAACCCCGGCGGCGGACCCTGCGGGGCCGGGCCGGCCGGCGGCACGGGGGCGGGCGGCACGCTCAGCGGGGGCGGCGCGGGCGCCGGCGACCGAGGCTGCGACGGCGGGGAGATCATCCAGTCGTCGTCCGCCCGCGGCGGGGGCGCCATCGGCTGCGGCGCGGGCGGCGGCGGAGGCGCCTGGTGGAAGCCCTGCGGGGCCTGCGGCGGCTGCGGGGCCAGCGGCGGACGCTGCGGCGGCGCCTGGTGGTGGGTCGGGTCGGCGCCCAGCGGCTCGGCCGGACGGTTCACCTGCGAGGGGCGCGAGCCCTGGTACTCGTACGGGTCCCGGAAGGGCTCCGGGTGCTGCGGCTGGGGGTGCTGCGCGTGCGGCGGCTGCGGCGGCTGCGTGTGCTGGGGCTGCGGGGGTGCCGGCGGCGACTGGAAGCCCGGCGGCAGGTTCAGCCCGGGCGGCGGGCCCTGCTGCGGCTGCGGGGCGATCGGCGTGTACGAGGTCGCCGTGTTGGTGAGGAAGTTCCAGCGGCACTCCTCGCAGAACGGCGCCATGTGCTCGCGCGGCGTGCGGCACTGCGGGCACAGCTCGGCCTGGGCGGTCGCGTTCGGGTCGTAACCCCCGGGACCCCCGGGACCCGCGGGACCTCCGTGGTGCGGCTCGTACCCCCCCGGGACCCCCGGGACCGGGGTATCCGTACGCGGGCGGCGGCGGGGGAGGCGGCGGGACGGCACCCGTCGGCGCACCCGCCCCGGCCATGCGATGGCCGCAGACCTCGCACCAGTCGTCGGAGACCGACTGGTGTCCGTTCGGGCAGGTCGGCATGTCGGTGCTTCCCCCTCTCGTCGTCCGTCGAGCGTCGCTTCCCGGAGCTATTCGGAGCTTTTCGGAGCTTTTCGGAGCCTTACTTCTTCACGCGAACGGTCTTGGTGGAGCGCGTCTCGAGAGTCATCTCGTCCGCTTCCGCGACCTTCGCCTTCAACCGCACAGTACCCGTCGCCGCGTCGACCACGTCCACTACCTTCGAAAGGAGTTTCGCCGTATCGGCGTTGCCGGAGGCCGCCGCGAGCTGCACCGCACGTCCCAGCTTGGCCGTCGCACCGTCCCGATCGCCCGATTTGCGCGCGTCCAGGCCCTCCTGGATCGCGTCGGCGAGCTCGGCCTGCCCGGTGTAGTGGGCGACCTGCGGGTTGATGGAGGTGGACATCGCCATGTCGTCCGTCCACACCGCCCGCACCAGCCCCTGGGACAGCGTCGTCGGCGTGCCGCCCGCCGGGTCGGGGACGATCAGCGAGACCCGGGCGGCCAGCATCTCCTGGCCGATCGCGGCCTCCGGGACCCGGACCGAGACGTGGTAGTCGCGGGACTCGTCGCCCCACGAGCCGGTCGGGTAGTCACCGGCGCGCGGCCCGGCCTCGGTGCGCCGGCCGGTCAGGTCGTCGACCGTCGGAGCCACCTGCTTCACGAAGCCGATCTCCACGCCGACCGGGGTCCACAGGCGCAGCGCGACGTCCGCGACCTCCTTGTCCATGGCGTGTTCCATCATCGTCGTGAAGTCCTGGGCGAGCCCGGCCGGGTTGGCGACGATGTCGGCCGTGCCCAGCAGTGCCGAGGCGATGCCGGTGACCTCCTTGACCTCCCAGTCGGTTCCCACCCCGCGGGCGTCGCAGGTGAACCGGCCCGCGCAGTCGTCCAGGGCGGCCCGCAGGTCCTCCGGCGACTCGTGCTCGTTGCGCCCGTCGGTGAGCAGGATGCCGTGCCGGATCGACGCGTCGCTCGTGGCGAACAGCCCGGCGGCCAGCCGCAGCCAGGTGCCGATGGCCGTGCCGCCGCCGGCGCTCAGTCCGCGCAGCGCGTCCTTGGCCTGGGCGCGGGTGCGGGCGTCGGCGACGGCCAGCCGCCGCCCGCCCGGGTAGACCTCCCTGGCGAGGTGGGTGCCGGCGACGACGGCGAAGGCGGTGCCGTCGCGGAGGGTGTCGATCGCGGCGGCGGCGGCCTCGCGGGCCCCGCGCATCTTGGTCGCCGGGTAGTCCATCGAGCCGGAGCAGTCGAGCATCAGCACG
The DNA window shown above is from Streptomyces showdoensis and carries:
- a CDS encoding methyltransferase domain-containing protein, whose product is MPEMFAEEAARARRALVREIEAYGVLRDPAWRDAFGRVPRHLFVPYYYVPGAGGYERLWSGDPDPARRTRWLRGAYRDTALATRVRDGALVSSASQPSLMAQMLEALDVRDGQGVLEIGAGTGYHAALLCHRLGDRHVTTVDLDEEIAESARAHLAAAGHRPAVLTGDGARGCPEHAPYDRVVATCAVPSVPYSWLDQCRPDALVLTPLSTGLLLLRVRDPEHAEGRFLPTSAYFVALRGGSARTPRLRTTGVPRRVYEDEGFRFLVSLAAGGLDTREALSLWQRERRPERERFGVTVSGGRQWAWLDDPEGPYAWPLPDL
- a CDS encoding vWA domain-containing protein, whose product is MANFSKPTGPQFSVDVYQNEYLPEGGRDVNAIVTVTASGAGPGTGTGTSVAPVTPGGGSAAVVLMLDCSGSMDYPATKMRGAREAAAAAIDTLRDGTAFAVVAGTHLAREVYPGGRRLAVADARTRAQAKDALRGLSAGGGTAIGTWLRLAAGLFATSDASIRHGILLTDGRNEHESPEDLRAALDDCAGRFTCDARGVGTDWEVKEVTGIASALLGTADIVANPAGLAQDFTTMMEHAMDKEVADVALRLWTPVGVEIGFVKQVAPTVDDLTGRRTEAGPRAGDYPTGSWGDESRDYHVSVRVPEAAIGQEMLAARVSLIVPDPAGGTPTTLSQGLVRAVWTDDMAMSTSINPQVAHYTGQAELADAIQEGLDARKSGDRDGATAKLGRAVQLAAASGNADTAKLLSKVVDVVDAATGTVRLKAKVAEADEMTLETRSTKTVRVKK
- a CDS encoding globin, giving the protein MNEIPRGTLQEQTFYEQVGGEETFRRLVRRFYQGVAEDPLLRPMYPEEDLGPAEERLVLFLMQYWGGPRTYSDHRGHPRLRMRHAPFTVDRAAHDAWLRHMRDAVDELELAPEHEAQLWRYLTYAAASMVNTAE